One Primulina huaijiensis isolate GDHJ02 chromosome 8, ASM1229523v2, whole genome shotgun sequence genomic region harbors:
- the LOC140983559 gene encoding PTI1-like tyrosine-protein kinase At3g15890 → MKIFSKCLFCFSERQPQISSSNNRDYPWEIYTLKELIHATNHFHNDNKIGEGGFGSVYWGRTSKGVEIAVKRLKSMTAKAEMEFAVEVEILGRVRHKNLLALRGFYAGGDERLIVYDYMSNHSLITHLHGQLAAECLLDWPRRMRIAIGSAEGLAYLHHEASPHIIHRDIKASNILLDTEFQAKVADFGFAKLVPEGVTHLTTRVKGTLGYLAPEYAMWGKVSESCDVYSFGILLLELISAQKPLQKLAGGVKREIRQWVAPYVRKGDFDHIADPRLRGKYDQEQLKRVTMVAMRCTEKDPESRPSMLEVVRWLKGRVGSRNKEIRIAKDDSTDHEYDEEVDEEEEDDETDFEVLGKERFRT, encoded by the exons ATGAAAATCTTCTCGAAATGTCTCTTTTGCTTCTCTGAAAGACAACCCCAGATAAG TTCAAGCAATAACAGAGACTATCCGTGGGAGATTTACACCCTGAAAGAGCTCATCCATGCAACAAACCACTTTCACAACGATAATAAGATAGGTGAAGGTGGGTTCGGAAGTGTTTACTGGGGTCGAACAAGTAAAGGAGTCGAG ATAGCAGTGAAAAGGCTAAAATCCATGACTGCGAAAGCCGAGATGGAATTCGCAGTTGAAGTGGAGATTCTTGGTCGGGTTAGGCACAAGAATTTGCTGGCGTTACGAGGGTTTTATGCTGGTGGAGATGAAAGGTTAATTGTCTACGATTACATGAGTAATCATAGCTTAATCACGCATTTACATGGACAGCTTGCGGCGGAATGTTTACTTGATTGGCCGAGAAGAATGAGGATTGCAATTGGATCAGCAGAAGGATTGGC TTACTTGCACCATGAAGCAAGCCCTCACATAATACACAGAGACATCAAGGCCAGCAACATCCTCTTGGATACAGAATTCCAGGCCAAAGTTGCAGATTTCGGGTTCGCAAAACTTGTACCTGAAGGAGTCACACATTTAACTACAAGAGTGAAAGGAACCCTAGGGTATCTAGCCCCTGAATACGCCATGTGGGGAAAAGTTTCGGAAAGTTGTGATGTTTACAGTTTTGGGATTCTTCTTCTCGAGTTAATCAGTGCTCAAAAGCCACTGCAAAAGCTTGCTGGTGGCGTTAAACGAGAGATCCGGCAATGGGTCGCTCCATATGTCCGTAAAGGTGATTTTGATCACATTGCAGACCCAAGATTGAGAGGCAAATATGATCAGGAGCAGCTGAAAAGAGTCACTATGGTCGCAATGAGATGTACTGAAAAAGACCCGGAGAGTAGGCCGAGCATGTTGGAGGTGGTGAGATGGTTAAAGGGTAGGGTTGGGAGTAGGAATAAGGAGATTCGTATTGCTAAAGACGATTCGACTGATCACGAGTACGATGAAGAGGTTGATGAGGAAGAAGAAGACGATGAAACAGATTTTGAGGTTTTAGGGAAGGAAAGATTCAGGACATGA